Below is a genomic region from Cyanobacteriota bacterium.
AAAAGGTAGCAACCGCAACGAATGTTGCGTGTTGCTTTTAGGATAATATTGACTTTCGAAACAAGTCTATTTAGATTCATGGCTGGTGTTCTGAAATTGCAGTAATTGTCATAGTCTGGTTATGTAATTCAAACGTAGTACCACCCTTGAATGGAGCAATCTCTCCATAAGAATAAAAACCCGTTATAACCGTTGTATCACCAAAGACATTTTTAACTGCTAGCAGCTCTTTAGAGGTATCTTTAACCATTACACCTCTTCGTCCAAAACAACTAATCAGGATTGCCAAATCAGGATGACCCAAGCGCTTTTTGATGTCCATCGCTGCCTGTTTTGAACTTTCTATTAACAATTGAGTATCCGTTTTCATTAACCTAGCAGTACAACCCATTGGTACATCACCAGCAAATGTCAAACTACCTTCTTCACGGTCAATTCCTATTATCGTCCTGGTCATCCAATTGTCATCTCCCACTCGCTTAATACTTATAGGAAAATGAATACTTGAAGCTGGTACTTCTTTAAAAGAATCACCCAAATATCTCTCATAAAACGGTAGAGCCGAATCCCCATTTAATGTATATAGTTTGTTACCTTTGGATTTGGTAATTTCTTTTTCACCGCCAAACTCTTCCCAACCTGCTCTTGAGCTGGTTGCAATAGTCAGATTCTTACCGTAGAACCCAATTACCATAATGGTATTTTTACAAGCCATAACATCAGCTACCACTGGCGCCTCTAAGAATCTATAGTAATCACCTGAAAGCCCGCCAGTGACGCTAACTCCTTTGGGTACTACTGATCTGAATCCCTTAACTAGTTCGCTACCATTGATTTCAATACCATCGGAGAGTACAAAAACATGAACCAAATCCGTTATTGGGATCGCTTTAATTAGCTCTTGAGCAATTTGTTTTAAATTAAATCCAGGGTATTGATCTAAGAAAATTGCACTTGTTTCGATTGTTGAATATTCAAAATAGATTACAGTCATAATGACAGAGTCATTAAGCAAGCCATCACCACAAATCTCACCAGCAGTAGCGCAACCAGCAATCTTGGCATCAGAGAATTCTTCTTTAATATCCTTGTATAGATCTTTATTCTTCAGAGCATCAGTAGAACCAAAAATCAAAACTAATTGTGCAAATCCTTTATAAGCACCAAGACTATCGCTGATAGTTACCCAGCCTTTGTCTTCTGTCCATTTGCGTTGAAGGAGTTTCATAAACAAAACAGCCTAATTGATAGGCTATAGTATATGTTCCACAGAATTAGCCAAGATAAACATCCAGATAAGAGGGCTTGGCTCTATATGATTATTTCAAGGTCAAATTCTTGATCAAGCGGCTTGGATGAATAATTTATCTCATCACCAATAAA
It encodes:
- a CDS encoding FIST C-terminal domain-containing protein: MKLLQRKWTEDKGWVTISDSLGAYKGFAQLVLIFGSTDALKNKDLYKDIKEEFSDAKIAGCATAGEICGDGLLNDSVIMTVIYFEYSTIETSAIFLDQYPGFNLKQIAQELIKAIPITDLVHVFVLSDGIEINGSELVKGFRSVVPKGVSVTGGLSGDYYRFLEAPVVADVMACKNTIMVIGFYGKNLTIATSSRAGWEEFGGEKEITKSKGNKLYTLNGDSALPFYERYLGDSFKEVPASSIHFPISIKRVGDDNWMTRTIIGIDREEGSLTFAGDVPMGCTARLMKTDTQLLIESSKQAAMDIKKRLGHPDLAILISCFGRRGVMVKDTSKELLAVKNVFGDTTVITGFYSYGEIAPFKGGTTFELHNQTMTITAISEHQP